In Anguilla rostrata isolate EN2019 chromosome 1, ASM1855537v3, whole genome shotgun sequence, a genomic segment contains:
- the LOC135237313 gene encoding sialic acid-binding Ig-like lectin 11, which translates to MLIFKSILPLHCIKCYITRHMPYFHLLDAPKNTSVSVSPSGSVIEDSSVTLTCSSKANPAVQNYIWYKVNGTEMNTVGTGQNLTFNVTESSGSEQYYCEAQNEHGKENSTTVRLNVIYMPQISGSGSCSRTAAEISCSCESRGNPSPSMEWRESGLRVTNSTDRVIREEQLGNTGLRSSLTMRQSQGDMPTLICISTNTLGSSSLQLHLPSPQQHSGFDITALLIAAAAGAGAMMMTCLIMQHILKKKRHSQRSGSRMKDSEGIILSDGTAAQGEESIHANKTMLPGTGAVEKGDEGALHYATVDFSKLHGTGGEHGTGIVRGTSKGTPNYAMIRHKSRDEREGGEEEGGGAKEEVGKEGQAELGTEREWAEERGEKEEESRPNLSPQASVNPEPTERATYGNICPSRPTKRARQGLQQPPGNPAAEEEQEEQRQEENSAGGQEDMYVDAMSPLMEGNGKGTEESEYAVVRKPK; encoded by the exons ATGCTTATCTTTAAAAGTATTCTACCATTACATTGCATCAAATGCTATATTACTCGTCACATGCCATATTTTCATCTGCTAGATGCTCCTAAGAACacctcagtgtcagtcagtcccTCTGGATCAGTGATAGAGgacagctctgtgactctgacctgcagcagtaaaGCCAACCCAGCAGTGCAGAACTACATCTGGTATAAAGTGAATGGGACAGAGATGAACACTGTAGGAACTGGACAGAATCTCACCTTCAATGTGACTGAGTCCAGTGGCAGtgaacagtactactgtgaagcacagaatgaaCATGGCAAGGAGAACTCAACAACTGTACGGCTGAATGTGATAT ACATGCCTCAGATCTCTGGCtctgggagctgcagcagaactgcagcagagatcagctgctcctgtgaGAGCCGTGGGAATCCCTCTCCCAGCATGGAGTGGCGTGAGTCTGGACTGCGGGTCACTAATTCTACTGACAGAGTCAtcagggaggagcagctggggaaCACAGGCCTGAGGAGCTCCCTCACCATGCGCCAATCACAGGGAGACATGCCCACTCTCATCTGCATCAGCACCAACACTCTCGgctcctccagcctccagctccacctcccgTCTCCACAGCAACACTCAG GTTTTGACATTACCGCACTGCTGATTGCTGCAGCTGCCGGTGCTGGTGCCATGATGATGACATGCCTCATAATGCAGCACATTCTAAA GAAGAAGAGACACAGCCAGCGCTCTGGAAGTAGAATGAAGGACAGCGAAGGGATCATACTGTCAGATGGG ACGGCCGCTCAAGGTGAGGAATCGATCCACGCCAACAAGACCATGCTGCCGGGCACAGGTGCGGTGGAAAAGGGGGATGAGGGCGCCCTGCACTATGCCACCGTGGATTTCTCCAAACTTCACGGCACGGGTGGGGAACACGGAACGGGCATCGTCCGGGGCACTTCCAAAGGGACGCCCAACTACGCCATGATCCGACACAAATCCAGggatgagagagaaggaggagaggaagaaggtggTGGGGcaaaggaggaggtggggaaggagggcCAAGCTGAGctgggcacagagagggagtgggCCGAGGAGAGGGgcgagaaggaggaggagtctCGGCCGAATCTGAGCCCACAGGCCTCCGTCAACCCTGAGCCCACGGAGAGGGCCACCTACGGGAACATCTGCCCCTCCAGGCCCACTAAGAGGGCACGGCAGGGACTGCAGCAGCCGCCCGGGAACcctgctgcagaggaggagcaggaggagcagcgccAGGAGGAGAACTCAGCAGGAGGCCAGGAGGACATGTACGTGGACGCCATGAGCCCCCTGATGGAGGGTAACGGAAAGGGAACAGAGGAGAGTGAGTACGCCGTGGTCAGGAAGCCCAAATAA